The sequence below is a genomic window from Lolium perenne isolate Kyuss_39 chromosome 4, Kyuss_2.0, whole genome shotgun sequence.
CACTCCCTGAGAACTTCTTTGCCATACCGCTTCACTTCGTATTCCCGTTCGCAAGTTCTTATTTAGTTTCGGTATTAGTTTATTTTGTTCTTGTTTAGTTCTTTATTACTAGTTGCTTTAAATCTCTCTCAATTAATCGCTATTCTAGTAACTTATAGAATAGGCTACTTCCGAACCATGGTTTGGGTATGAACGTGGCTACACTAACAACACAGTAACGGGGTTGCGTATTTTACATTTGCAAATAATCTGTGTGACGAACTTTCAAAAAAATTGCTGCTACAATTACCACAATAACCCTGGTTGATGCAGGAAATCCAGTCATCAAATTGCcccattgccggggagcatagcgctTGGTTATTATCTTCCCACTCGCACATAGTTTATTTTCGTTTATTGCTATTACCTTATTTCTTTTACTTATTTAAaaagcagaaaaataaaataaaaatctaTACAAAATTATAATGTTAATCATGTCTTTCAAGATAAGTACTGTTGTGAAGATGATATAAGCAATGGAGGAGGATAAAAGTTTATCGAGCCTAGCTATATATGAGACAGAAGATGATAAAGAAACCGGTGTACGAATTGGAAGAGCAATACTTACTTGTATGTGTTCACTTTAAAACACAATGCACCGAACTGTGGATCCATGCAGCACCTAAACTATCAATGTAAGGATAGCAACGACGAGGTACTAGCAACCTATAATAGTGATAAATGCTATGCTAGCCTAGAAATGGTAGAGTACATGCTTTTTCAAGGTGCTTATGAAATAATAGTTAGACTTATTGGTCGAGTAAGTAAAATAGTTGATGGGATCCAAACTATGGCGAATTCTATATTCATCTTTAGGCAAGAATATTTGTTTCATAATGCATTGTTATTAAATTATGTGAAGGTGTTCACAACTGCGAGGAAAAAAGATAACCTTTAGGGCCCAACAATTTTCAGCTGGCACTTTTGCTTTTGGTTTGTGATAGCCGTACAAAAATTGAACTGGTGCTCTAGGCCGTGTAGGCCTGCGGGAACTACACGGGGAAGTTCCGCGATAGATTAGGGGTAAATAATGGGCAAATAATCTACCACAGAGTGTGACATGCGCACATGCACCTGGATCTACACTCTGAATTGCGAAATAGTTAATATTGTATTTTTGTCTTAATTCATAATATTTTAAGTTTGATCAAATTTGTAGAAAAAAAAATATACTTCCTCCGTTTCTAAAAAAGATTCGCAACATTTTCTAGATAAGGATGAATCTAGAGCTAAAATATATCTAAAGTTGGAAAGCTGTTTTTGGAGCGGACGTAGTATTAACATTCAATATTCAGTTTTATTATATTAATCATAAGGAAATTGTTGGTTCTTAGACGCAGGAGGCAAGCACTTTCTGAATTTTCTGTGAGCTGCTAGCGTTCGTAGGTGACGTGAGCTGCTAGAATCTTTATCCTTCTTTTTTCTTTCAAATGGACGGTAGAAAGTTGAAGTTTTGAGAGAGCAGCATCTGAAGGCTTTGCAAccttttattttccttttttcaTTTTATAATTCTAGTTCTAAATATTAaaaaatcttagttgcaaccATTGCAAGCAAGGTTGTATCTGACTATTTTTCAGTTGTAATTGGGGTTGAAACTGAGATTTTTAGTCTCATCTGAGGTTATAGCTTATTTAATTCTCAATTGCAAATGAAGTTGTAACTTAGCTTTTTTAAGTTGCAAATAGAATTGTAACCGAGCTTTTCTTTAATTGCAAGTGTGGTTGTAACTGAGTTTTTTATTGTTAAAATTGAAGATGCAACTGATATTTTACAGTTACAAGTAAGGTTGCAACTAGTATTTTTCAGTTTCAACTGGAGTTGCaactgagaattttcatttgcagTGGGGCTGCAACTAATATTTTGAGTTGCAAGTGAGGTTGCAACTGAGAGTTTTATTTACATGTGGGGTTGCAATTGATATTTTTCAGTTGCATGTGAGGttgcaactaatttttttatttacAAGTAAGGTTGTAACTGATTTCTCTACTACTATAATGTAGCAGTTTTGAAATTTGATTTCAATCCCGCTCTCTATTCCCGCGTGGCATGGGAGAATCACTCTTAACCGTTGATTTCACCCTGTGCATTGGTATCCACCGTTCATCTCCGCCAAGCTGGATCAGATCGAACGGCTCTACTCAGCTGAATTCGCCACTACTTCGTTCCCGCTCCGCGCGCAGTTTTGGAAGCAGTTCACCCCTTCTCGATGGTTCTGCAGCCTGCAGTCGATTAAAAAAAAGGACCTACTACTGAGTACTGACAGCGGTCTTGTGCTGGATACACTTCATGACTGCTTTATTTTCGTCTCCCTTGCATCGTGTTGACTACCTTCTTGTCACAGGGCTTGAATGAGCTAGCTGAAGTGTCCGCACTTACGATGCATCGACATAGTACGTACGGATTGACACGTCTTCGTTCTCACTGGACGCAGGCGTCTGCATGCTCGCCGTCGTATGCATACTATATGTATACATGCAACCTACTTATTAATTACGTCATGAAAATTAATGGTTCAGTATTATTTGCATAATAATTGTGTCGAAATATTCTTAACTTTCATAGTTTTGATTCAGCAGTGTACGATCCACATAATTACTATCAACGAGAGTTTCTAAACTCGCTCACATCCAATGGACTGCTGCCAACACATGTTCCTAGCCTGAAGATTAATTGTTCTATCATGTTACTTTGGAATTTCGATTTATTTAATGGATGATGCAATGCAACATGAATTATCATTAGAGCTGAATTggttattttattttatattgtgTTACAAGCATGAGCAGAGCTAATAGTGACCTAAGCGCTATACCATTCTCAAGGTATGTACATacagatgatgatgaatattctgGAAATATATTGAGAGCTAATGATCTCTACAAAAGGGGATGCAATATAAAATGAATCGCTAGGCCATTTACTTGGGGAACAAGAGGTTAGTTATCTAGAAAAATCATTTTTTGCAGAAGAAAGAGCTTTGTCAATCAGAAGAATTACTGCAGATTTTGTAATTTGTAAACCATATATTCTTAAGGTACTTTGTTTATCTTATTGTGTAAGATCTGATGAGCataataagtctaagcttggtacTTTGAGATAGCTATATATTTTCCAAACACGAGCAACACAAATATTTTTCATTATGTTCTTGTAACAAATGCGCCAAAATATTATTTCTCATAGAGCACATATTTTGCTCTCCGTCCAAGCTTTCTTCAGATAATCACCTACATATTAATATACTTCTGTGAATTATAATCATTattctatgatgtttgttcaggctcaaaaaaaaattatgatgtttgtTTAGGACAAAAAACCACACGTGCACTTGCCTTTTACTAGTTTTTATTTACAACTGAGTTGCAACTGGTATTTTTCAGTTGCAAATGGGGTTGTAACTTAGATTTTTCGTTTACAATTGAGGTTGCAATTAGGAAAAAGTGTAACGAAGCACGTGCGTGGACGTATCTGCATCGTCGGTTTTAGCTGGAGATCGGTGCCCTTGTCAGAAGCATGCAGGTGATTAGCAGCCTCCCATCCACTTTCCCTCTTTCCCCTCAAGATTTTGGCTGCATGTAGGGGGATGTGAGTAACAAGTACATACGTCCAAAAAAATTCTGTTGCCACTCTCCCCTCCAAAGTTAGAACACACACATTCTCTCTCATAAACGGGACAGGACACTCTCCTTCACTCTCTGCACAAAATTTTCTTCGGTGTAGACAGAATTTTCTCTCCTTCACTCTATCTCCTCTCTGTCCACAAATCTCTTGGGAGAGAAACTCTCTCTCTTAACCTTCTCCAAAAACTGCCGGACTGTCACCAAAATCTTCTCTCTCTCCTTCATTCTCTCTAAAAAGAAGCAGGCCgcactctcctctctctctcctctctctcaaaAGATGCATGCAGATTCTTCTTTCTCACGGGTTGCGCAGTCTCTGGCTCTCTGCCAACTAAAAGGAAAGATGGCAAGAAGTGGCCAAAAACTGACTGTCAATTTACTGTAGCTAATGTGCTAATGGAAGGGTGAACAGTGCGGGTGCGCAACGCGCACCTGCTCCAAAAATCCGGCCCTTGCAATTAACATTTTTCTAGTTACATGTTGAATTGCAATTGATATTTTTGGGAGATctgttagggcatgtacaatgatatCTACTCAGCTGTCTGTAACACTAGCCACGTAGGAAATTTGAGGACGTGGGGgagagagaaaaggaaaaccgctCGAGTCCGTCTGTAGAATTGTTATGTCAACAAGAGTACTAATATAATTTTTTCATGATGTAGATGAGTGCATGGTTACGTTGCTCTACTGACCCAATTAACGGGAACAACAAAAAGAGTGATCAGTATTGGACAGATGTGACTCGTGTCTTCAACAGCACCACCCCCAAAAACCGTACAAGACAAGTGAAGCAAGCAAAGGATCATTGGCATTGTCTTAATAAGCTAGTTTACCAGTTCCAATGCTCATATACCAAGGCTTCCGCTATATATGCTAGTGGACAGTCCGATGCTCAGCTATTGGAGAAAGCCCATGCTTTCTATGAGTCTGATTACAAAGCAAAGTTTCATCACATGGAGTGTTGGCGCGCTATTAATGAGGACACAAAATGGCTTACATATAATGAGTGGCTTGAACGAGAATTCAGGAGGGATCTTTTGCTTTACCGCCAGAGGTCAATTGTGGACTATCTGCTTCGCGGATGTGCTACAAAGAAATTCCTCTATTCGTGCTCGGGCGACACATAAGAAACTCAAGCAGGATTTGGTTGAGCATATCTGGCAAAAATTCCAGAACGAGTGAATAATTATTATCTTTTTTTCTTTCAAATAATTTTTATATTTTATTCCTTTTGTCCATTAAAGATTCCAATTTGTAATAATTCGGTAGCAATTCAAGTTTACATATGTTTCATTTGTTGTAAATTTTGCAACCTTCATTTACGTAGTTCACTTCTGGTCAATCCTCATGCATGTGACATACTCATCTTTGTTGAGAATATATACGCTGCTTTTTTTCTTTCAAAGTAGCATTCTATGCGGTCAGAGTGTATGAACACACGGCAGACTACAGAGATGGACTTTGAGCTGATTTAGCATGATTAGCAAGCGGTTGGGTGGTTATAGACAGATCAAAAGACTCTCCACTGTACGTGCTGTCCCTGGACTGTCTTTAGCTCTGTCTGTAGCTGACGTGGGGACTTAATACAGACACCCATCGACGGAACCACTGTACATGCCCTTAGTTGCAAGTGTGACTATAACTGATTACTTTTTTCCGGTTAAGTGAGTTACAATTCAAAACTGTCAAATGAGTCATTTCTCTCACCGCTGTAACCAAATGAGTGAGGGCGCCCATCGGTTATTTGAATTCGGAGGGAGTGTCGAGATCAGGACACGGGAAAGCAACCAATGGCGCACAACTAGACATCACAGCACTAGGATTACGGATCATGGTCATCGGAAGGAAGTAGGAAACCATCGACATGGATTCGCCCAGTCTCTTGGCATCGTTAGGCAGAGCCAAACGAGAATTAATGTCGCAGGCATGCTCCCATTGAGCACGCCGGCCGTGGATGTCCACCGGCGCCAATCACGCGCGCGCCATAGGCCAGCAAGCTCTCGTAGTACTCTATGCAAGCCGATGCAATGCAAGGCTCTGCGGACACTGTGGAGTCGTTGTTTGACTCCATCATTTGCCAATGATACGCATGCCCTAGAAAATCCCTAGCTTGGCGTATTCTGCTACTGACTGGGATTCTTCTGCTTGCGCCATGCGCTTGAGCCAAGTTGTTCGCATCCGGCCATCCATTCCACGCCCGACGCCGACAGCAGCGTGTCCCGCTCTAACACTGCGAGCATGCGCATGCACGCACAAGCCTGCAAGTAAGTATTCAGGCTGCATCTACCTCGCCAGTCGTGAAAAACCGCGGCAACTTGGCCTCCTCGCAGCCTCAAGTATGCCTATAAATACAGGATCGAAGCAGCAGCATGAGGCACCACACTTAGCAGCAGCACATCTCCTCACTCATACAGCACAGAGCTCGAGTGGATCAATGGCAGCCTCCAAGGGTCTTCTCGCCGCTCTCCTCCTCATCGTCACCGTCAGCTTCGCACCCCACGATGCCGAGGCGAACAAGGCTCCCCTTGCCCTCGTCGCCGGCGTGGTGCCATGCAGCGCGGGGAGTTCCATCAACGCGGCCACGGTTCCGGCGTTCCCCAGTAAGGACCCCTGCTGTTTATCTTGCCTGAATGCCACTTAAACAATAATGCAACTGTTCTGTTCTGCGGCGCACCGCCTTATGCCCTTGTCTCGTTTTGTTTCCTCTTGGCTCCGGACAGACGCCGCCGTGCAGCTGATGTGCAGCGGCAAGGTGATGGCCAGCACGAAGACGGACCACAGCGGAGCCTTCACCATGAATATGGGCACGGTCACCACGCAGCTGCTCGCCCCTCTGCTCGGCAACCAGTGCAAGGTGGTGGTGGTCACCCCGCTGGCCGCATGCGACGCGTCCCTGGCCAGCGTCACCGGCACGCTGACTGCGCCCGTGCAGCTCCTCGGTGACAGCGGCAGTGGCAGTGGAAGCGGCAGCGGTGGTCTCGGAGGCCTCGGCGGTCTGATTGGCCTCATCGGCCAGATCGTCGGCGGCCTGCTAGGCGGCATCATTAACATCATCCCCTTGCCCTTCTCCGTCGTCTAGACGCTCGGTACATCACCGGCGGCGCCCCTGTCAATCGACGGCACGGCGGAATTATAAATACCTAAGAAGAAAACAATATGTATGTATGAAAGTAACCATGGACCTAATGGTCAATTACCTACCCTGCTTTATGGAGTATGTCTCGTACCATGTAATGTGTAACAAATACCAGTCCCTATATGTATGTGGAAAATAAAGCTATATTTGTTTGTGTCATTAATTGTGTGTGACTCTGAGGTTGCTTAGTTATTGTTCACAGTCTCAACATCCCCTCTAGTCCTGGAGTCTATGAAAAAATTGGCTTTATCGGACCAATCCATGTTACATACAAGGATGTAAATGTATCCAGTCATGAACCATTTTTATACCATACTCTAAGATTAACATCGATCCCATCCCACCTCCCTAGCTAGTACCTACACACAGTCTCTAGCATTGGGAAACTTAAGGAACTATATTCGATATCTATGGTAGTTTATAATATGCTCTTGTTCGTAATTATATGTGTTTGTAACGTTTTGTTTTTAGAAATTATTGTAGCATGTTTTTATTAATGCTATTTTTTGGTCAATTTGATGTGTTGTAAGCGGGTATTTTTACCTGCGGGTACCTATTTACCCTTTCGGGTGATGGGTATGGGAAAAGCTTGCACCCGTTGACAGGTATGGGTACGGGTgacgggtaaggtcaagattgacAGGTACAGGTATGGGGTGGCTCTACCCATAACCATAACATGCAGGTGCCATCCCTAATAGTGATGACGCTTCCACACACAAAAATGATATGTTATCATGATTGATAAGATTAAACTTTGACATGACATAATGTATTATAATAACTAATTGCACCTTATTCCCATGCATGAACTATAACCAATTCCAAATAAAACATCCATTATTTAACTGGAGTGACCGGGTTAATTTACAAATAGCTATTTCCCAACCGACATCCGATCAATATCTTCTCATTCATTGTGTACTTTAGGATTATCCGCCTCACCAAGATTGTCCTCCTCGCCAAGATTATCCGTTGTGtactttaagattatccttcatTATTTAACGGGAGTGGCATGAATATCGACATTCAGATTGCACCATGATTTGTAACCCCATGGCAGCCACATCACATATTTGTCCTTTAAGACTACATTATATTTGTCCTCTTATGTGCTTTTCGTACTAGTATGCAGAGTCAAAACAAGACTATAATGTGAATCACACTCGAAACGAGATTTGGCGTCAACCGGACATTACACACCTTAAATGTTGAACAAATGATCACTACTTTTTTGTATTACAAGGACACATCTAAGACGCTTTAGAGTAGAGTAGAGTTGTGTTTCCTTGTTGTAATGCAACTTTTGGTAAGACAAAGCCTGCATATATATACTGTAAAAAAATCTTGGTTAATTATACACAACAGCACTTACTTGTCTTGACAACAAATAAAATAAATCAGCAATTGATGGAAAATCAACCATGATACAAAGGCACCATGACCAAGCAAAATGTTTCCCTACAAAAATAAGAGCAGGAAAAAATGCAATAGATGATCAATCTAACGAATTATCATAAACCCCCAGCAGGGTGAAACGATGTGTAAATTGTGAAACAAGGAACAAATTAACAATGTACACATGATCTCACATCTGTCATAGATTATCACCCACCTATCTAGAAACAATATTACTCGACACTTGGCAGGGATACAACTGTATTAATTCTGGCTTAGCGTGCTTCCTGACCTGTATTAGGACTTACTAGAAGACAAGGCAATAGGAATAATATGTATCTCCATGCAAAGCAAATTAAGCAGATCCGTAGCAACCAacagctaagggcatctccagcggggcgacgcatatttatgtccgtttgcgtcacGCACGGACACAAAAAACGTCCGCATGTCCGCATGCGTCTGCCCCTTCTCCAGCGGCAGGGATGCATTTATCTGACCGCATGCGTgattagagaggagagagagggaaaGATTCTGTTTGTGTGGCTAGAAATAAGCGCATACATGattaaaggaggagagagagggctgcatgcagcccaaccggacacaaacggacgcgcggacgcgtccgcagagacgcatttctggcgcatatttggtccaCGTTTGCGTCAGAACAGACACTGCGAAtattttgcgtcgccccgctgagaTGCCCTAAGGCGCAGAACAGATTGAACATGGGAATGAAGTACGTATCCGATCGATAAGGACGTAGCTGTAGTTTCTCCCGTCTTCTTGGCAGTGTTAGGCGCATGAACCAAAACAGATCAATAATTCCATGCCCACGGATCACGCGCGCACCCtttctagctagctagctagctagtatcCTACGCATACTATCCGTTGGATGATCCTGACTAGTAATCAGGCATGGCCCGTGTCATTATTTGCCAACAATAAAGCGTGTCCTCACCTCGTATCAGAAAGGTAGCGCGTGCGATACAAAATCTCTAGCTTGGCATGTGCTGCTACTGATCCATGCATGCAAGCTTGCAAGGGTGCCCGTCAACCGATGGAGATCTTCGCTGCTTGGACCATGCGTTTAGGGGCCAAGTTGTTTGGAAATTTGGATCCTTCCATGCCCGACGCGGACGGCGGCGTGCCCAGCTCGGGCACTGCAAGCATGCGCCGCCGTGATTCACAATAACCAGCAAGCTCTGCAGCTACCTAGTCGTGAAAAACCGCGGCAACTTGGCCTCCTCACACAGTCACACGCCTATAAGACGGGGAATCCATGCAGCAGAATGAGCACCATACTCAGCACATCACAACACAGCATATATCCTCACGCATACAACAGAGAGGTCGAGCAGCTACAAGGCAATGGCAACCAAGAGCCTTTTCCTCTCCGCTCTCCTCCTCGTTGCCGTCGGCATGGCGCCGCACGGTGCGGAGGCGGACACGCAGCTTCCCCTCGGCATCATCTCCGGCATAGTGCCATGCAGCGCCGGGAGTTCCATCAATGTGGCTGCGGTTCCGGTGTTCCCGAGTAAGTACTGCCTCTCTAGCTAGCTTCTTAGCCTGGAAGCCATTGCCACAAGCTAGCTATATCCCAACCACCAGAATGTCTCACGATTTGCTTCTTTTCTCCGGCCAGACGCCGCGGTGCAGGTGGTGTGCGGCGGCACGGTGGTGGGCGCCGCGAAGACGGACGACAGCGGGGCCTTCACCATAAACCTGCGCATGCTCTCCACGCAGCTGCTCACCTCTCTGCTCCAGAAAGAGTGCAAGGTGGTCGTCGTCACCCCGCTGGCAGCATGTAACGTCTCCCTCGCCAGCGTCACAGGCACGCTGGCCGCGACGGTGCAGATTCTCGGTGCTGACAGCGGCAGCAGCGGCCTCGGCGGTCTTGGCGGCCTCGGCGGACTGATCGGCCTTATTGGTCAGATCATCGGCGGAGTCGTCGGTGGCGTCCTCAACATCGCCACAGCGCCATTCTCTGTCATCTAGATGCTCGGCTGTAAGTGGCCGTGTCCGTCCTCCATTGACGATACGACGGCGGACCTAAGTAAACACTACGTGCCAATTAATGGACCTAATGATCAACTATTCCCCACTCCAGTTCAGTACATCTATAAATCTACTCCCATGATATGTGTTACTGCTTCTAAGAAGCATACATAAGCAAGTGTATTGCGCAATATATACTCTGAGAATGCATCCTGCATTCGTTTGTGAAAAATAAAAGCTACCGCGTGTGATTCTATATAATATGGGATTGAGTGCTTGCTTATCCGCTTAGAGCATCCCAGTCGTCTTTCAAAGGGCGCCCCAAATGGTAATTGGGTGTGTCGGACAGAAATTCGCGACCAACCTCGTGTTCTAGCTTTTTATCTATCCAACATTGTAAGGTCGCCCGACCTACGGGAGGCGTTGTGGGTGCACCAGACACGTGCCATAGCTCAAGCCACGTAGGATACCAATAGCCGTGTACCACATGCGAGCGGCCCATCCCACTCCCTCCAACCACATTGCCCCTCCTCTTGTTCGAGGCCGCTCCCACCCTGCCGAATTGCCACTGGCCACCTATTCCGACGCCGGCCATGCACCAACCACACCTCACCTCTCGCCACTTCTTCTTTCGTCTACTCCACATCGAAATATGCGGCGAGCTCGCACACCCtccatgcacacaaggtgttcggcCTTTTGCATATGACGACTTTAATTTGCCTCACTCGGCGTATTCAGTTGATTGATTTGCTTCGTTCTCTGGTTTCATAGAATATGGATTGCGACGACGAGATGATGATCCATCAGTTCATGGAGGTGGAAGCCATTGCCACCGCTGATGATGAGGAACACTTCATGATTCTCACTTGTCTTTTACAATTACAAGTGGATGAGCAGAAAAAGTCACTCGCGATGTGGAGGTTcgaactttggaaaaaagaacacCAAGCCAAGGCAGAGGATGGAGGGTCATGCCATGCTCTACACCAAATATTTTACCGATGATCCTACATATATCCCAAAGGATATTCTTAGGTGatttaggatgaacaaggagtTGTTCATGGTGTGGGTGCATGGTGTGAAAGAGTACGATGAGTACTTCATGATAAATAAATAGGAACTGCACCAGAACGTCTAGTTTCTCATCAATTTAGAAATGCATTGAGGATGCTTGAACATGGAACTCTTGGATATTCAAAAGATGAGTATCTACGCATGGATCAGTACACAACCATTAAAGCAATGTACAAATTCTACAAGGCAGTGGCGGGAATGTTTGGGCGCACCTATTTAAGTGGGCTAAATGAACAAGAGATCTCATATCATGGTAcaaactaaaggggggggggggttctgaGATGCTCAGAACATTGCATGCAATGGTCATGGAAGAATTATTTCAATTGATTGACAAGGTtgatgacgttgggactccaagtgcagagtgttgtgtcagtaaagtattttccccacaaaggtgactcgagggtttataccgAACTCTGGGGGAACTGAGCAAAGAACGttctctccctctcttcttctagcaatcctgcaaagtaaaataaaatcctggtgtccccaactccaccatgtggttgtcaagcacaaggcttcatgtaagtaaataaaatacaagtaataataaagcgagtaaaactagatagattaaagtaactaagtaaaaaacaCTAAAGGGGTTGATTGTTTTGGGTGTTTTGAATGCAAAtgagaaaagtaaatatttttgtattttcggattaaaatagtgcagcaaatagaaaacaagattaaaacaataTAAAGGTCTTTCTTATGGTAAAAAGTGGACcatgggttcatgggttcacttgattattctctcttttaagttgtagtggacaataacaattcatcaatgagatatgaagatGCAAAATAATAACATGTGAAATATACACATTCATATGAGCATcgcatcctaacatagagatgatgcaaaacATCTCTCCTATACTCCACAAGAACGAGAAACTCCATGTAATCTTGTATTAAAAATTAACAGAGCATActcataagtactttgacatgatgtttgaatatcaaatatgctaccttgaacaaacaagatcatcacttttgtcacgtgacgaacatgacacatgcattcactttatcctagtgaggtagcaaaagaaaaggcaaaaccaTAATATATCATGAATTTTTTAtgactatccaatcactaaaaccatgctactccatctaatacacacatcaccccacacacgctcttccATAGATGTTGGATCAAAACAAATAcataagaacggggtacataatatgcatctctatcaatacatcttgcacataatatgatcagatctcatagcacaataccatagaataaggatccaccacataagtattacaaatatggtcataatcatgtagggcagctcatatggcacaaagaactatgaagaatatgagagaaatagatcaagctactgccacaaacccgtattccagaggtggactactcccccttgatcatggtgctgataaagacgttggagaaggtggatatCCCTCCGGCGGTGATCTCGACGGAGTCCCCCCCCCCTCCAATATTCACTGTTGCACCTCTAAATCttgttttttgagcaacatagaattttcgcaaaaacttgaagcgtccttgttttatttgtgtctagttttgttttTAAAATGAAATGACCGTTATGTTGAGTGTCCATAATGCATATGAATGATTTACTATACCAAACTCTCTATCTCTGaatattttccccacaagggtgactcgagggtttatatcgaactctcggcgaA
It includes:
- the LOC127331584 gene encoding uncharacterized protein; translated protein: MPINTGSKQQHEAPHLAAAHLLTHTAQSSSGSMAASKGLLAALLLIVTVSFAPHDAEANKAPLALVAGVVPCSAGSSINAATVPAFPNAAVQLMCSGKVMASTKTDHSGAFTMNMGTVTTQLLAPLLGNQCKVVVVTPLAACDASLASVTGTLTAPVQLLGDSGSGSGSGSGGLGGLGGLIGLIGQIVGGLLGGIINIIPLPFSVV
- the LOC127329829 gene encoding phylloplanin-like — encoded protein: MATKSLFLSALLLVAVGMAPHGAEADTQLPLGIISGIVPCSAGSSINVAAVPVFPNAAVQVVCGGTVVGAAKTDDSGAFTINLRMLSTQLLTSLLQKECKVVVVTPLAACNVSLASVTGTLAATVQILGADSGSSGLGGLGGLGGLIGLIGQIIGGVVGGVLNIATAPFSVI